The following proteins come from a genomic window of Streptomyces liliiviolaceus:
- a CDS encoding YncE family protein, with the protein MSIATTLAVVLSSAALAAGTAGPASADAAKVLPVASVGDIVVDGAHRRVYVSDPTGGKIVVTDYTGAVRATLTGLSGVSGLALSADSGQVYAAVKNGNRIVSVETGTYTQTASYPVGAAPVDLEVVDGRIWFAHGTDFGSLDVSGAEPVVHLAQRGDVGFSGGFGMYLASDPAVPGVLAVGNGGDLAVYDVSADGAALRVKGRMDTAVRQIDLTPDGGQVLTSWGDPEYGYGIGAYAATDLTEQTGYPIDAYPNAVRVAPDGSVAGGSSSWYDPDVHIHRPGDQVPVREYDFPNTGNSSGADTLVDGALAWAPDASQVFAVSVNTYGTYTLRALSDPTKELPTLKVSAPTKSDRAKKLTVTGRLTSKSALPAGTSLSVTRTDVESPGGKALAAVRTKADGSFSFADTPPAGGKVTYKVSYAGDATHGAATGSDAVEVSRKATTLTLDNNGKVYGYGKDVSFTAHLGTTYKNRTVAIYADPFGSDKPKKLLKTAKVNSRGNLSATVDMTRDTTVSAVFAGDARYAAKTVKSTAYARAKVSTTVSKHYRTAKIGSTTYQWFRKNTDPKFTTTMNYYAGRKQRFQLQVYYQGSWYDSGSEYFAVGTNGKSVVTLEAPGESGIRARVRSSYINGSSGDTVNSTTHGAWKYITFTN; encoded by the coding sequence ATGTCGATCGCGACGACACTCGCGGTCGTCCTCAGCTCCGCGGCTCTGGCCGCGGGCACAGCGGGTCCGGCGTCGGCCGACGCCGCGAAGGTTCTACCGGTGGCGTCCGTGGGGGACATCGTCGTGGACGGCGCCCACCGGCGCGTGTACGTCTCCGATCCCACCGGCGGCAAGATCGTCGTCACCGACTACACCGGTGCCGTACGGGCCACCCTGACCGGGCTCTCCGGCGTGAGCGGCCTCGCGCTGTCCGCCGACTCCGGGCAGGTGTACGCGGCCGTCAAGAACGGCAACCGCATCGTCTCCGTGGAGACCGGCACGTACACCCAGACCGCCAGCTATCCGGTGGGCGCGGCCCCCGTCGACCTGGAGGTGGTGGACGGCCGGATCTGGTTCGCCCACGGCACCGACTTCGGCTCGCTCGACGTCTCGGGCGCCGAGCCCGTCGTGCACCTCGCCCAGCGCGGGGACGTCGGCTTCTCCGGCGGCTTCGGCATGTACCTGGCCTCCGACCCGGCCGTCCCCGGTGTCCTGGCGGTCGGCAACGGCGGCGACCTCGCCGTGTACGACGTGTCCGCCGACGGGGCCGCCCTGCGGGTCAAGGGCCGTATGGACACCGCGGTGCGGCAGATCGACCTGACGCCCGACGGCGGCCAGGTCCTCACCTCGTGGGGCGACCCGGAGTACGGCTACGGCATCGGCGCCTACGCGGCCACCGACCTGACCGAGCAGACCGGTTACCCCATCGACGCCTACCCGAACGCGGTGCGCGTCGCGCCCGACGGCAGCGTGGCGGGCGGCAGCAGCTCCTGGTACGACCCGGACGTCCACATCCACCGGCCCGGCGACCAGGTGCCGGTGCGGGAGTACGACTTCCCCAACACCGGCAACAGCAGCGGCGCCGACACCCTCGTGGACGGGGCGCTCGCCTGGGCGCCGGACGCGAGCCAGGTCTTCGCGGTCTCCGTGAACACCTACGGCACGTACACGCTGCGCGCCCTGTCCGACCCGACGAAGGAGCTGCCCACCCTCAAGGTGTCGGCCCCCACCAAGTCGGACCGCGCCAAGAAGCTCACCGTCACCGGCAGGCTGACCTCGAAGTCGGCGCTCCCCGCGGGCACCTCCCTGAGCGTGACCCGTACGGACGTCGAGTCGCCGGGCGGCAAGGCGCTGGCCGCCGTCAGGACGAAGGCGGACGGCAGCTTCTCCTTCGCGGACACCCCGCCCGCCGGCGGCAAGGTCACCTACAAGGTGTCCTACGCGGGCGACGCCACGCACGGTGCCGCCACCGGCTCCGACGCGGTGGAGGTCTCCCGCAAGGCGACCACGCTGACGCTCGACAACAACGGCAAGGTGTACGGGTACGGCAAGGACGTCTCCTTCACCGCGCACCTCGGCACGACGTACAAGAACCGTACGGTCGCCATCTACGCGGACCCCTTCGGCTCCGACAAGCCGAAGAAGCTGCTGAAGACGGCCAAGGTCAACTCCCGCGGCAACCTGTCGGCGACCGTCGACATGACCCGTGACACCACCGTCTCCGCGGTGTTCGCGGGCGACGCGCGCTACGCCGCCAAGACCGTGAAGTCCACGGCGTACGCCAGGGCGAAGGTCTCCACCACCGTCTCCAAGCACTACAGGACGGCGAAGATCGGCTCCACGACGTACCAGTGGTTCCGCAAGAACACCGACCCGAAGTTCACCACCACGATGAACTACTACGCGGGCCGCAAGCAGCGCTTCCAGCTCCAGGTGTACTACCAGGGCTCCTGGTACGACTCGGGCTCCGAGTACTTCGCCGTCGGCACCAACGGCAAGTCGGTCGTGACCCTGGAGGCGCCGGGCGAGTCCGGCATCCGGGCCCGCGTCCGCTCGTCGTACATCAACGGCTCGTCCGGCGACACGGTCAACTCCACGACCCACGGCGCCTGGAAGTACATCACCTTCACCAACTAG
- a CDS encoding sulfite reductase subunit alpha, with amino-acid sequence MPPTGLLIPADAPFSAAQEAWLAGFIAGVAAAGRRASAAADAPTATVDVLFGTQTGNAEFLAGEVVAGARAHGLGGTATALDAVTPERLAAMSHVLVLASTYGEGEMPDNAGLFWESLQADTAPRLDGLRYAVLGLGDRGYDDFCQAAKLIDTRLEQLGATRLHDRVDCDVDFEEPAAAWTTAVLDRLTAETGTTTATATTASAASAPAARTRSPWNKRTPYPSRLLVNRLLSSPDSAKEIRHYEFDLGDSGITYQAGDALAVVPLNDDALVGALLDHLGAGGDEETARLLRAEREIRTPSKELIADLVERAPSSELAAVVAHGDRSDLESWLWGRDVLDLLRDAGPAAPGPAELLPLLRPLQARQYSISSSPLAHPDRIHLTVASVRYDTGGRTYAGVTSSYLADRVGEEAPVGVYLQPNASFGVPADDDTPMVMIGPGTGVAPFRGFLHERAARGAEGRNWLFFGDRHRATDFVYEDELAELRDSGVLTRLDLAFSRDQTEKVYVQTRMREQARELYAWLEDGAHVYVCGDASRMAKDVEAALLGVIAGQRGRGNADAAEYLADLRRAKRYVRDVY; translated from the coding sequence ATGCCCCCGACCGGGCTCCTCATCCCGGCCGACGCGCCGTTCTCCGCCGCGCAGGAGGCCTGGCTCGCCGGGTTCATCGCCGGTGTCGCCGCGGCCGGACGCCGGGCGTCCGCCGCGGCCGACGCGCCCACGGCGACGGTCGACGTGCTGTTCGGCACCCAGACCGGGAACGCCGAGTTCCTCGCCGGTGAGGTCGTCGCCGGGGCCCGCGCGCACGGCCTCGGCGGGACCGCCACCGCGCTCGACGCCGTCACACCCGAACGGCTCGCCGCCATGTCCCACGTGCTCGTCCTCGCCTCGACGTACGGCGAGGGCGAGATGCCCGACAACGCCGGGCTGTTCTGGGAGTCGCTCCAGGCCGACACCGCGCCGCGCCTGGACGGGCTGCGCTACGCGGTCCTCGGGCTCGGCGACCGGGGGTACGACGACTTCTGCCAGGCGGCGAAGCTCATCGACACCCGTCTGGAACAGCTGGGGGCCACCCGGCTGCACGACCGCGTGGACTGCGACGTCGACTTCGAGGAGCCCGCGGCTGCCTGGACGACCGCGGTCCTGGACCGGCTGACCGCCGAGACCGGCACGACGACGGCGACCGCCACCACGGCCTCCGCCGCGAGCGCCCCGGCCGCCCGCACCCGCTCCCCCTGGAACAAGCGCACCCCCTACCCCTCCCGCCTCCTGGTGAACAGGCTGCTGTCCTCGCCGGACAGCGCGAAGGAGATCCGCCACTACGAGTTCGACCTCGGCGACAGCGGCATCACCTACCAGGCCGGCGACGCGCTGGCCGTCGTACCGCTGAACGACGACGCGCTGGTCGGCGCGCTCCTCGATCACCTGGGCGCGGGCGGCGACGAGGAGACCGCCCGACTGCTGCGTGCCGAGCGCGAGATCCGTACGCCGTCCAAGGAGTTGATCGCCGACCTCGTGGAGCGGGCGCCGTCGAGCGAGCTGGCCGCGGTCGTCGCGCACGGCGACCGGTCCGACCTGGAGTCCTGGCTGTGGGGCCGGGACGTGCTCGACCTGCTCCGGGACGCCGGACCGGCCGCACCCGGACCGGCCGAACTGCTGCCGCTCCTGCGGCCGTTGCAGGCCCGCCAGTACTCGATCTCGTCGAGCCCGCTCGCCCACCCGGACCGGATCCACCTCACCGTCGCGTCCGTCCGCTACGACACCGGCGGGCGCACGTACGCGGGGGTCACCTCGTCGTATCTCGCGGACCGGGTCGGCGAGGAGGCGCCCGTGGGCGTCTACCTCCAGCCCAACGCCTCCTTCGGCGTCCCCGCCGACGACGACACCCCGATGGTCATGATCGGCCCCGGCACGGGCGTCGCGCCCTTCCGCGGCTTCCTGCACGAGCGGGCCGCGCGGGGCGCCGAGGGGCGCAACTGGCTGTTCTTCGGCGACCGCCACCGCGCCACCGACTTCGTGTACGAGGACGAGCTGGCCGAACTGCGCGACAGCGGCGTCCTCACCCGGCTCGACCTCGCGTTCTCGCGCGACCAGACCGAGAAGGTGTACGTCCAGACGCGGATGCGGGAGCAGGCCCGCGAGCTGTACGCCTGGCTGGAGGACGGCGCGCACGTCTACGTCTGCGGTGACGCCTCCCGGATGGCGAAGGACGTCGAGGCGGCCCTGCTGGGCGTCATCGCCGGACAGCGCGGACGCGGCAACGCCGACGCCGCCGAGTACCTGGCGGATCTGCGCCGGGCGAAGCGCTACGTACGGGACGTGTACTGA
- a CDS encoding TAXI family TRAP transporter solute-binding subunit produces MNRPLDRRTLLHAALGTAAVAVLGGALTADASGLRPGPSGVLRIATGEPTAFYEAFGRLLTAELESAYPRLNCRVRTTAGSLTNIELLRDRRADLGLVLTDTALAAQGTDLFPRPVPLRAIGRVYETYLQFVVRADSPVREVADLAGHPVSLGATGSGAAVLGDRILHAAGLTPGTDVPVLHLPLADAAEAMRAGSVDALIVAGGVPLPDLSELDERPGLRFLPLAGLLPRLGGREGRAGSGLEVVSLPQGAYRSAGGVATIGVSNLLVCRPDLPHAVAEALTRLLVLRATALVPDNAVGTQFLDVGSLIGTGGIALHPGAAEAYRALHG; encoded by the coding sequence GTGAACCGCCCCCTCGACCGCCGCACCCTCCTGCACGCCGCCCTCGGCACGGCCGCCGTCGCCGTTCTCGGGGGTGCGCTCACCGCCGACGCCTCCGGGCTGCGCCCCGGGCCGAGCGGTGTGCTGCGCATCGCGACCGGTGAACCGACCGCGTTCTACGAGGCGTTCGGCCGCCTCCTCACCGCGGAGCTGGAGTCGGCGTACCCCCGGCTGAACTGCCGTGTCCGCACCACCGCGGGGAGCCTCACCAACATCGAGCTGCTCCGCGACCGCCGCGCCGACCTCGGACTCGTCCTCACCGACACGGCGCTGGCCGCCCAGGGCACCGACCTCTTCCCGCGGCCCGTGCCCCTGCGCGCGATCGGCCGGGTGTACGAGACCTACCTGCAGTTCGTCGTGCGCGCCGACTCCCCCGTGCGCGAGGTCGCCGACCTGGCCGGGCATCCCGTCTCGCTCGGCGCGACCGGATCGGGCGCGGCCGTGCTCGGCGACCGCATCCTGCACGCCGCGGGCCTCACCCCGGGCACCGACGTGCCCGTGCTCCATCTCCCGCTGGCCGACGCGGCCGAGGCGATGCGGGCGGGCTCGGTCGACGCGCTGATCGTCGCGGGCGGGGTGCCGCTGCCCGACCTGTCCGAACTCGACGAACGGCCCGGTCTGCGGTTCCTGCCGCTGGCCGGGCTGCTGCCCCGGCTGGGCGGTCGTGAGGGCCGGGCCGGTTCAGGCCTGGAGGTGGTGTCCCTGCCGCAGGGCGCGTACCGGTCGGCGGGCGGAGTGGCGACCATCGGGGTGTCCAACCTGCTGGTGTGCCGCCCCGATCTGCCGCACGCCGTCGCCGAGGCGCTGACCCGTCTGCTGGTCCTGCGGGCGACGGCCCTCGTCCCCGACAACGCCGTCGGCACCCAGTTCCTCGACGTCGGCAGCCTGATCGGCACGGGCGGGATCGCCCTGCATCCGGGGGCGGCCGAGGCGTACCGGGCCCTGCACGGCTGA
- a CDS encoding glutamate synthase-related protein, protein MNRSTGSPSAASPSAAFGLYDPAREHSACGVGFITRLDGTPSHDVVRRGDEALRAIPHRGGTSAEGVGDGAGVSVDLSVEFFGALTGERLRPGHFGVANCFVPTDGVRRHASVDLVGRTLAAQGFDLLLVRDVPVDHGVARPAAEQYQLPLVQWVFRAPDAWERPEVDSAAHRALLAVEAAAYADDAYAGLYPLSLSARTQVLKGRLNSGEIVGYFRDLCDPRHSVRSLYFHTRFSTNTEPHPTMAQPFRLMAHNGELNTDRKNRLSDEALARARTRSIVRPPGQSDSSRLDQTLQSRVCDDGLDIVEAVVSLMPPAWENDRTLPVAVRDMLEYFSLYEEKNDGPAAVIFSDGDVIGARLDRLGLRPLRTVETAEYLMVSSEAGQVAFPDEEVVRRGRIEAGGMLVVDHRTGRRMRTREVLDSLAARRPYSELLDAARVNLDGIPAPDYYRGTTTLGYEGDLTPAGRYVAYGLNQESFRFMLDPMLADGSERISAMGYGNAINALSDTEGGMAKYFSQRFAQVTNPPLDSIREADGMSMRVALGPKPDGTGDIGDVGERQLVVASPVLGHLDMVRLRDQRIVPLERFAMLYEPVTGDTTANADALRDALTRLCDDVERFAAERGGIALLSDRAISSTRAPLPVVLAVAAVNQRLIEAGLRLRVSLVAESGQLPSSHHVATALGFGASAVYSLSARLRAEERHPAAPAPAGEITETDRALAKFRKAAEKALAKTMGRVGLCTAESYIGGAFFEPNYLDTRDDVFARAFPHMDAPVGGVGFARIAQAATDWHERARTVDGEQQIPLLGLFKERSDGAGHSFGVTAVRGFGDMVEERPEFGRTGDSDALRLLTLGQLDDAFGITDTAYRNTGYDALSDAEIDAFRITPGYRAFLRTTHEERSRRPSALRDVLALPADVTGLRTPQDFARELGRFSTDGNASVMVRGVTVTAVSATDPAADGGVTLRLRLTPGSPSAAGPDDPAERHLALAGGLALAHPGQVETLEADADGVTVTATGTAARLLGLLESAPASVPLDEVRPAHEITCVLASGAMSHGALVATAHEAVAHGTNMVGALSNSGEGGEHHSRYGTIRGSRIKQFASGRFGIWAGYLADPMLEELEIKIGQGAKPGEGGQLPAPKVTVDIAAARGGTPGIELISPPPHHDTYSIEDLAQLIHDCKAARVRVVVKLVSSEGIGTIAVGVAKAGADVINVAGNTGGTGAAAVTSLKYAGRSAEIGVAEVHQALVANGLRQKVVLRCSGAHQTGSDVVTSALLGGDSFEFGTTALMMLGCVMAKNCNVKCPAGLTTNAEAFEGDPRALAQYLLNIAHDVRQILARLGLRSLREARGRTDLLQLLDHPASVGRLDVRRLLARVPEKAVTDPEYLEKDFTTDDALIERVRAALLDRREPALLVEGVRLRNSDKSVGGQLSIDIERLLNHDGRRSDTGVPAVTVDDRGRRRLVDGAVRIRTTGSAGQSYGVFCNDGIALEHTGTANDGVGKSQSGGRIVVRAPGGGSAERGGNVLVGNFALFGATGGRTFVQGEAGDRFAVRNSGATAVVEGVGDFGCEYMTGGTVLNLGGFGKGLGNGMSGGFLYQYDPSGEVRDRVSADSLLVFPVTDTGHGAFHEEAVRLLLAWHLEATGSPLAARLLADWESERRHVYCGMPRALLLYQDAGEILAAASRGQLLDELATSIATDKLRAFKVDYRDRRTVLGGRAPAFGDQGGDDMFSLLSSYTVLGVAQDLALQRVPGASGPDDPRIAGAVRNLVLTEDFFVKQRVVKYLRGTLERFDDDELATLIAVKRLDDYKRALRQRNNLSVDAPGTYGWIMHQNAKNAGRVRAARFDELLATAALDDLASRRAPQAPTETTETVTA, encoded by the coding sequence CGCAGGGCTTCGACCTCCTGCTCGTCCGGGACGTGCCCGTGGACCACGGCGTCGCCCGGCCCGCCGCCGAGCAGTACCAGCTCCCCCTCGTGCAGTGGGTGTTCCGGGCCCCGGACGCCTGGGAGCGCCCCGAGGTCGACTCGGCCGCCCATCGCGCCCTGCTCGCCGTCGAGGCCGCCGCCTACGCCGACGACGCGTACGCCGGGCTGTATCCGCTGTCGCTGAGCGCGCGCACCCAGGTGCTCAAGGGGCGGCTCAACTCCGGGGAGATCGTCGGGTACTTCCGTGACCTGTGCGACCCGCGGCACTCCGTGCGCTCGCTGTACTTCCACACCCGGTTCTCCACCAACACCGAGCCGCATCCGACGATGGCGCAGCCGTTCCGGCTCATGGCGCACAACGGCGAGCTCAACACCGACCGCAAGAACCGGCTGAGCGACGAGGCGCTCGCGCGGGCCCGCACCCGGAGCATCGTGCGGCCGCCCGGCCAGTCCGACTCCAGCCGGCTCGACCAGACCCTGCAGAGCCGGGTCTGCGACGACGGCCTGGACATCGTCGAGGCCGTCGTGTCGCTGATGCCGCCCGCCTGGGAGAACGACCGCACCCTGCCCGTCGCCGTCCGCGACATGCTGGAGTACTTCTCGCTGTACGAGGAGAAGAACGACGGGCCCGCCGCCGTCATCTTCAGCGACGGGGACGTCATCGGCGCCCGGCTGGACCGGCTCGGGCTGCGTCCGCTGCGTACCGTCGAGACCGCCGAGTACCTGATGGTGTCCTCGGAGGCCGGGCAGGTCGCGTTCCCCGACGAGGAGGTCGTGCGCCGGGGCCGGATCGAGGCCGGCGGCATGCTCGTCGTCGACCACCGGACCGGGCGGCGGATGCGCACGCGCGAGGTGCTCGACTCGCTCGCCGCGCGCCGCCCGTACAGCGAACTGCTCGACGCGGCCCGGGTGAACCTCGACGGCATCCCCGCCCCCGACTACTACCGGGGCACCACCACCCTCGGGTACGAGGGCGACCTGACGCCGGCCGGTCGGTACGTGGCGTACGGGCTGAACCAGGAGAGCTTCCGGTTCATGCTCGACCCGATGCTCGCCGACGGGTCGGAGCGGATCTCGGCGATGGGCTACGGCAACGCCATCAACGCGCTCAGCGACACCGAGGGCGGTATGGCGAAGTACTTCTCGCAGCGCTTCGCCCAGGTGACGAACCCGCCGCTGGACAGCATCCGAGAGGCCGACGGCATGAGCATGCGGGTCGCGCTCGGTCCCAAGCCGGACGGCACCGGAGACATCGGGGACGTGGGCGAGCGCCAGCTCGTCGTGGCCTCGCCCGTGCTCGGGCACCTCGACATGGTCCGGCTGCGCGACCAGCGGATCGTGCCGCTGGAACGGTTCGCCATGCTCTACGAGCCGGTCACCGGCGACACCACCGCGAACGCCGACGCGCTGCGGGACGCGCTGACGCGCCTGTGCGACGACGTGGAGCGGTTCGCCGCCGAGCGGGGCGGTATCGCCCTCCTCAGCGACCGTGCGATCTCGTCCACGCGGGCGCCGCTGCCCGTCGTCCTCGCCGTCGCCGCCGTCAACCAGCGCCTCATCGAGGCCGGGCTGCGGCTGCGCGTCTCGCTCGTCGCGGAGAGCGGTCAGCTGCCGTCCTCGCACCATGTCGCGACCGCGCTCGGCTTCGGCGCCTCGGCGGTCTACAGCCTCAGCGCACGGCTGCGCGCCGAGGAGCGGCACCCGGCCGCTCCGGCGCCCGCGGGGGAGATCACCGAGACCGACCGGGCGCTGGCGAAGTTCCGCAAGGCGGCCGAGAAGGCGCTCGCCAAGACCATGGGGCGCGTCGGGCTGTGCACCGCCGAGAGCTACATCGGCGGCGCGTTCTTCGAACCGAACTACCTCGACACCCGCGACGACGTGTTCGCGCGCGCCTTCCCGCACATGGACGCCCCGGTCGGCGGGGTCGGCTTCGCCCGGATCGCGCAGGCCGCGACGGACTGGCACGAACGCGCCCGCACGGTCGACGGCGAGCAGCAGATCCCGCTGCTCGGCCTGTTCAAGGAGCGCTCGGACGGCGCCGGGCACTCGTTCGGGGTCACGGCCGTGCGCGGCTTCGGCGACATGGTCGAGGAGCGGCCGGAGTTCGGGCGGACCGGCGACTCGGACGCGCTGCGCCTACTCACGCTCGGCCAGCTCGACGACGCGTTCGGCATCACCGACACCGCGTACCGGAACACGGGGTACGACGCGCTCAGTGACGCGGAGATCGACGCGTTCCGGATCACGCCGGGCTACCGCGCGTTCCTGCGCACCACGCACGAGGAGCGTTCGCGCCGCCCGTCGGCACTGCGCGACGTACTGGCCCTGCCCGCGGACGTCACGGGCCTGCGCACCCCTCAGGACTTCGCCCGCGAACTGGGCCGGTTCTCCACCGACGGCAACGCGAGCGTCATGGTGCGCGGGGTCACCGTGACGGCCGTGTCCGCCACGGACCCGGCCGCCGACGGCGGTGTGACCCTGCGCCTGCGGCTCACCCCCGGCAGCCCCTCCGCCGCCGGGCCCGACGACCCCGCCGAGCGGCACCTCGCCCTCGCCGGCGGGCTCGCCCTCGCGCATCCCGGCCAGGTCGAGACGCTGGAGGCCGACGCGGACGGTGTCACCGTCACCGCCACCGGCACCGCCGCGCGATTGCTCGGGCTGCTGGAGAGCGCGCCCGCGAGCGTGCCCCTCGACGAGGTGCGGCCCGCGCACGAGATCACCTGCGTGCTCGCCTCCGGCGCGATGAGCCACGGGGCGCTCGTGGCGACCGCGCACGAGGCCGTCGCGCACGGCACGAACATGGTCGGCGCCCTGTCGAACAGCGGCGAGGGCGGCGAACACCACTCCCGCTACGGGACCATCCGCGGCTCCCGGATCAAGCAGTTCGCGTCCGGCCGGTTCGGCATCTGGGCGGGCTATCTCGCCGATCCGATGCTGGAGGAACTGGAGATCAAGATCGGGCAGGGCGCCAAGCCCGGCGAGGGCGGTCAGCTGCCCGCGCCGAAGGTGACGGTCGACATCGCCGCCGCCCGCGGCGGCACCCCCGGCATCGAGCTGATCTCTCCGCCCCCGCACCACGACACGTACTCGATCGAGGACCTCGCGCAGCTCATCCACGACTGCAAGGCCGCCCGGGTACGGGTCGTCGTGAAGCTGGTGTCCTCGGAGGGCATCGGCACCATCGCGGTCGGTGTCGCCAAGGCGGGCGCGGACGTCATCAACGTCGCCGGGAACACCGGCGGCACGGGCGCCGCGGCCGTCACCAGCCTCAAGTACGCCGGACGGTCCGCGGAGATCGGTGTCGCCGAGGTGCACCAGGCGCTCGTCGCCAACGGGCTGCGCCAGAAGGTCGTCCTGCGCTGTTCCGGCGCGCACCAGACCGGCTCCGACGTCGTCACCTCCGCGCTCCTCGGCGGCGACAGCTTCGAGTTCGGCACGACCGCGCTCATGATGCTCGGCTGTGTCATGGCGAAGAACTGCAACGTGAAGTGCCCGGCCGGGCTCACCACGAACGCCGAGGCCTTCGAGGGCGACCCGCGCGCGCTCGCCCAGTACCTGCTCAACATCGCGCACGACGTCCGGCAGATCCTCGCCCGGCTGGGCCTGCGGTCCCTGCGGGAGGCGCGCGGGCGGACGGATCTGCTGCAGCTCCTCGACCATCCCGCGAGCGTCGGGCGGCTCGACGTGCGTCGGCTGCTCGCGCGCGTGCCGGAGAAGGCCGTCACGGACCCCGAATACCTGGAGAAGGACTTCACCACCGACGACGCGCTCATCGAGCGGGTCCGCGCCGCGCTCCTCGACCGGCGCGAGCCGGCGCTGCTCGTCGAGGGCGTCCGGCTCCGCAACAGCGACAAGTCCGTCGGCGGCCAGCTCTCCATCGACATCGAGCGGCTCCTCAACCACGACGGCCGCAGGAGCGACACCGGCGTACCCGCCGTCACCGTCGACGACCGCGGCCGGCGCCGCCTCGTCGACGGCGCCGTCCGGATCCGTACCACCGGGTCCGCCGGTCAGTCGTACGGCGTGTTCTGCAACGACGGCATCGCCCTCGAACACACCGGCACCGCCAACGACGGTGTCGGCAAGAGCCAGAGCGGCGGCCGGATCGTCGTCCGCGCCCCGGGCGGCGGTAGCGCGGAGCGCGGCGGGAACGTGCTCGTCGGGAACTTCGCGCTGTTCGGCGCGACCGGCGGCCGGACGTTCGTGCAGGGGGAGGCGGGCGACCGGTTCGCGGTACGCAACTCCGGGGCGACCGCGGTCGTCGAGGGCGTCGGCGACTTCGGCTGCGAGTACATGACCGGCGGCACCGTCCTGAACCTCGGCGGCTTCGGCAAGGGCCTCGGCAACGGCATGAGCGGCGGGTTCCTCTACCAGTACGACCCCTCGGGCGAGGTCCGCGACCGGGTGAGCGCCGACTCGCTGCTGGTGTTCCCGGTGACCGACACCGGGCACGGCGCCTTCCACGAGGAGGCCGTACGACTGCTGCTGGCCTGGCATCTGGAGGCCACCGGCTCCCCGCTCGCGGCCCGGCTGCTGGCGGACTGGGAGTCCGAGCGGCGGCACGTGTACTGCGGGATGCCCCGGGCGCTGCTCCTGTACCAGGACGCCGGTGAGATCCTCGCCGCGGCGAGCCGGGGGCAGCTCCTCGACGAGCTGGCGACCTCGATCGCGACGGACAAGCTCCGCGCGTTCAAGGTCGACTACCGCGACCGCCGGACCGTGCTCGGCGGCCGTGCCCCGGCCTTCGGCGACCAGGGCGGCGACGACATGTTCTCGCTGCTGTCGTCGTACACCGTGCTCGGGGTCGCGCAGGATCTCGCGCTCCAGCGGGTGCCCGGGGCGAGCGGCCCGGACGACCCGCGGATCGCCGGGGCGGTCCGCAACCTGGTGCTCACCGAGGACTTCTTCGTCAAGCAGCGGGTCGTGAAGTATCTGCGCGGCACGCTGGAGCGGTTCGACGACGACGAACTGGCCACGCTCATCGCGGTCAAGCGCCTCGACGACTACAAGCGCGCACTGCGGCAGCGCAACAACCTCAGCGTGGACGCGCCCGGCACCTACGGCTGGATCATGCACCAGAACGCCAAGAACGCGGGCCGCGTACGGGCCGCCCGCTTCGACGAACTGCTCGCGACGGCGGCGCTCGACGACCTGGCGAGCCGCCGCGCCCCGCAGGCCCCGACCGAGACGACCGAGACGGTGACCGCGTGA